A region of Tigriopus californicus strain San Diego chromosome 7, Tcal_SD_v2.1, whole genome shotgun sequence DNA encodes the following proteins:
- the LOC131883940 gene encoding uncharacterized protein LOC131883940 produces MGQLFVILAGGLALLGHTALCSEIAPLGYIPPELKRLFSPEELDDHEHPGLVDRQRRASGQETAPQEYTYTLYSLGGAPCILVQTECIFQLDYRTLRYGVQTVTVQLPKEPEISGSCVREGDTAVLTMHWSVFNFSMIFTENPEGNSYYLNRAILKYNQSLDIFRDATYRGPVILETPKTWNYYFTPLGKSYVCQHGEDQGPLDLYNVDEDLIGNMTLWNSKFQPFVRRAKGDWGPESHCLPKSIQVMREDVAPFVTAGIFFTTVFLLLAGYALYRKFNVKKTTYEVYGEATTIPTEETLEMKGTNGTRMTPAEDDAGHSRQTYVQQSAPSQKPVTQTQNAANPFTNKGQTNPFQASAI; encoded by the exons ATGGGGCAATTGTTTGTAATTCTGGCGGGAGGTTTAG ccCTATTGGGCCATACCGCCCTTTGCTCAGAAATAGCCCCATTGGGATATATCCCACCCGAATTGAAGCGATTGTTTAGC CCAGAAGAATTGGACGACCATGAGCACCCTGGACTCGTGGACAGACAAAGACGGGCTTCCGGTCAAGAAACGGCGCCTCAAGAGTATACTTACACTCTGTACTCTTTGGGCGGAGCTCCGTGCATCTTGGTTCaaaccgaatgcattttccagCTGGATTATCGAACCCTGAGGTACGGGGTCCAAACTGTTACCGTGCAACTGCCCAAAGAGCCGGAAATATCCGGTTCTTGCGTCCGAGAGGGAGATACGGCAGTCCTTACCATGCACTGGAGCGTTTTCAACTTCTCCATGATTTTCACGGAAAATCCCGAAGGCAATTCGTATTACTTGAATAGAGCAATTCTCAAATATAACCAGTCGCTCGACATCTTCCGAGACGCTACATATCGCGGTCCAGTTATTCTGGAGACTCCCAAGACTTGGAACTATTATTTCACACCGTTAGGTAAATCGTATGTTTGCCAACATGGGGAAGATCAAGGGCCTCTGGATCTGTACAATGTTGACGAGGATCTAATCGGGAACATGACCTTGTGGAATTCTAAATTTCAACCCTTTGTTCGCCGTGCCAAAGGCGATTGGGGTCCGGAGAGCCACTGTCTGCCCAAATCTATTCAAGTCATGAGAGAAGATGTGGCTCCATTCGTGACAGCTGGAATCTTCTTCACCACGGTATTCCTCTTGTTGGCGGGATATGCCCTCTACCGTAAGTTCAACGTCAAGAAAACCACCTACGAAGTGTATGGCGAGGCAACCACCATCCCCACCGAGGAAACCCTTGAGATGAAAGGTACCAATGGCACTCGAATGACACCTGCTGAAGATGATGCTGGCCACTCGCGACAAACGTACGTGCAGCAAAGCGCTCCCTCTCAAAAGCCCGTTACTCAGACTCAAAACGCGGCCAATCCGTTTACAAACAAAGGTCAAACGAACCCTTTCCAGGCTTCTGCCATTTAA